The following coding sequences lie in one Arachis ipaensis cultivar K30076 chromosome B03, Araip1.1, whole genome shotgun sequence genomic window:
- the LOC107630776 gene encoding uncharacterized protein LOC107630776, whose product MDIQEESSTFGPLVAMSSRNMSSSSSAFFSANQSPFFSPRTSSCHLSESIRPEASSDRIHADAALPSTSAAIPELKSLANIRSNFSDVSVSVSASPAGCNSGDLQKLDRISSSVGISSSYDDSYSGSKEKGRKKGKNQRTSSTPGSRSISSYRLKSCDVFIGLHGRKPPLIRFANWLRAELETQGISCLVSDRARCKDSCKLGIAERAMSIASFGVVIITRKSFKNPYSIEELQFFSSKKNLVPIYFDLGPADCLVRDIIEKRGELWEKHGGELWLSYGGLEQEWRDAVHGLSRVEEWKLEAQDGNWRDCILSTVTSFAMRLGRRSVAEHLTKWRQKVKEEEFPLTRNESFIGRKKELSQLEFMLFGDVTGDSQQDYIELKARAKRKHLTIGRGRSYVLDEKQNMEAKEPVLWKESEKEIEMHSTEFSHRHYRPRVKRGGKFARRKREMKVVYGKGIACVSGESGIGKTELILEFAYRFHQRYKMVLWLGGESRYIRQNYLNLRSFLEADVGANNSLEKTKITGFEEQEESAICRVRKELMRNIPYLVIIDNLESEKDWWDHKLVMDLLPRFGGETHVIISTCLPGIMNLEPLKLSYLSGVEAMSLMQGNGKDYPVAEVDALRVIEEKVGRLTLGLAIVSGVLSELPITPSRLLDTINRIPLKDTSQSLRHNSFLLQLLDVCFSIFDHADGPRSLATRMVLVSGWFAPAAIPVSLLAHTAQNLPEKQKGTCSWRKLLQSLTCGFASSHTKKSEIEASTLLLRFNLARSSTKEGYVQFNELIRQCARKRELTGAPEAMVQAVISQGSISQDLEHLWAACFLIFGFGHTPPVVELEVSELLYLVKKVVLPLAIQTFITYSRCTAAIELLQLCTMALEGADQAFVTPVDKWLDKSLCWRSIQTKAQLNPCLWQELALCRATVLETRAKLMLRGAQFDIGDDLIRKAVFIRTSICGEHHPDTISARETLSKLTRLISNVQIHASA is encoded by the coding sequence ATGGATATTCAAGAAGAGAGTTCTACATTTGGACCTTTGGTGGCGATGAGTTCAAGGAACatgtcatcatcatcttcagcATTTTTCTCAGCAAACCAATCACCCTTCTTCTCTCCAAGAACATCATCATGCCATTTATCAGAGTCTATAAGGCCTGAAGCTTCAAGTGACAGAATTCATGCAGATGCAGCTCTCCCTAGCACCAGTGCAGCAATCCCAGAACTGAAGTCTCTTGCTAATATTAGAAGTAACTTCTCTGATGTGTCTGTGTCTGTATCTGCATCTCCGGCTGGTTGTAATTCAGGTGATTTACAGAAACTTGATCGTATATCTTCCTCAGTCGGAATCTCTAGTAGCTATGATGATAGTTATTCTGGAtcaaaagagaaaggaagaaagaaaggaaaaaaccAAAGAACATCATCAACTCCAGGATCCAGATCAATTTCTTCTTACAGACTAAAGAGTTGTGATGTCTTTATAGGATTACATGGTCGAAAACCTCCTCTAATAAGATTTGCCAATTGGCTTCGTGCGGAGTTAGAGACTCAAGGCATCAGTTGCCTTGTATCGGATAGGGCTCGATGCAAGGACTCTTGCAAGCTTGGAATTGCTGAGAGAGCTATGAGCATTGCTTCTTTCGGGGTAGTAATTATAACAAGGAAGTCTTTCAAAAATCCATACAGCATTGAGGAGTTGCAATTTTTTTCCAGCAAGAAGAATTTGGTGCCAATATACTTTGATTTGGGTCCAGCTGATTGCCTTGTTAGGGATATAATCGAAAAGAGGGGTGAGCTGTGGGAAAAACATGGAGGGGAGCTTTGGCTTTCATATGGAGGGTTGGAGCAAGAGTGGAGAGATGCTGTTCATGGCCTTTCTCGGGTTGAAGAATGGAAATTAGAAGCTCAGGATGGAAACTGGAGAGATTGCATACTAAGCACAGTCACATCCTTTGCAATGAGGTTAGGCCGGAGAAGTGTTGCGGAGCATTTGACAAAATGGAGACAGAAAGTGAAAGAAGAGGAGTTCCCTTTGACCCGAAACGAGAGCTTTATTGGTAGGAAGAAAGAGCTTTCTCAATTGGAGTTCATGCTCTTTGGTGATGTTACAGGAGATTCACAGCAAGACTACATTGAACTGAAAGCAAGAGCCAAGAGGAAGCATTTGACAATTGGTAGGGGCAGGAGTTATGTTTTAGACGAAAAGCAAAACATGGAGGCAAAAGAACCAGTTCTATGGAAGGAGTCAGAAAAGGAGATTGAAATGCATAGTACTGAATTTTCTCATAGGCACTACCGTCCGAGGGTCAAACGCGGTGGAAAGTTTGCTAGGAGGAAAAGAGAAATGAAGGTTGTGTATGGGAAAGGTATCGCTTGTGTTTCAGGAGAATCAGGAATTGGAAAAACAGAGCTGATTCTTGAGTTTGCTTACAGATTTCACCAGAGATACAAGATGGTTCTATGGCTTGGAGGGGAGAGCAGGTATATAAGGCAGAACTATCTAAACCTCAGGTCGTTTTTAGAAGCAGACGTGGGAGCTAACAATAGTTTGGAGAAAACCAAGATAACTGGATTTGAAGAGCAGGAAGAGAGTGCTATTTGTAGAGTACGGAAGGAGCTGATGCGAAACATTCCATATCTTGTTATCATTGATAACTTGGAGAGTGAAAAAGATTGGTGGGATCacaaacttgtgatggatcttctCCCTCGTTTCGGTGGAGAGACTCATGTGATAATATCAACATGCCTTCCCGGAATCATGAACTTGGAACCTCTGAAACTTTCATACTTATCAGGAGTGGAAGCAATGTCTCTAATGCAAGGGAATGGCAAGGACTATCCGGTTGCAGAGGTGGATGCGCTGAGAGTTATCGAGGAGAAAGTTGGAAGGCTAACTTTAGGCCTCGCTATTGTCAGCGGAGTTCTGTCCGAGTTACCTATAACCCCAAGCAGGCTCTTAGACACCATAAACAGAATTCCCTTGAAGGACACGTCACAGTCATTAAGGCACAACAGTTTCCTTCTGCAGCTCCTCGATGTTTGTTTCTCAATATTCGATCATGCAGATGGCCCCAGGAGCTTGGCAACCAGAATGGTGCTGGTAAGTGGATGGTTTGCGCCGGCTGCAATTCCGGTTTCCTTATTGGCACATACTGCTCAGAATCTACCAGAAAAGCAAAAGGGAACATGTTCTTGGAGAAAATTACTGCAATCCTTAACATGTGGATTTGCCTCCTCACACACCAAAAAATCCGAAATAGAAGCATCTACTCTGTTGCTAAGATTCAACCTTGCAAGGAGTAGTACGAAAGAAGGATATGTCCAATTCAATGAGCTCATAAGGCAATGTGCGCGAAAAAGGGAACTTACTGGAGCTCCAGAAGCAATGGTTCAAGCTGTTATTAGTCAAGGATCAATATCTCAAGATCTAGAGCATTTATGGGCTGCATGTTTTCTAATATTTGGATTTGGCCATACTCCTCCGGTCGTTGAGCTCGAGGTTTCTGAGCTCTTATATCTTGTGAAGAAAGTGGTTCTGCCACTTGCAATTCAGACTTTCATTACATACTCTAGGTGCACGGCTGCAATCGAGCTTCTGCAGCTTTGCACCATGGCTTTGGAAGGTGCAGACCAGGCATTTGTCACGCCGGTTGACAAATGGCTGGACAAATCGCTGTGCTGGAGATCCATCCAGACGAAAGCTCAGTTGAATCCATGCCTTTGGCAAGAGCTGGCTCTGTGTAGAGCAACTGTGCTTGAAACGAGGGCGAAGCTAATGCTAAGAGGTGCGCAGTTTGACATAGGGGATGATCTAATCAGGAAGGCTGTTTTTATTAGGACTTCAATTTGTGGTGAACATCATCCGGATACCATTTCGGCACGCGAAACGTTAAGCAAACTCACCAGACTAATTTCAAATGTTCAAATTCATGCTTCGGCTTAG